The following DNA comes from Ricinus communis isolate WT05 ecotype wild-type chromosome 10, ASM1957865v1, whole genome shotgun sequence.
ATGCCTCTTTTAGTCAACAAGCACAGCAACTTCTCTTGcattcttttcttcataatcgtCCATTTGTTTCTACCTTGTTCTCATACACTTTCTTTCAATATAACTAGGTTTGATAAAAGTTCAAATCTTCCCATACTATATGAAGGTGATGCTTCAGTATCAGATGGAGCTATTGAGCTTAATTCTGTGGAGTATAAGTACCGTGTAGGCCGAGCTACATATGCAGAGCCTGTGCAGCTATGGGATCCGTCTACTGGTGTACTTGCAGACTTTAGTACGCATTTTTCGTTCACTATTGATACTCCTGTACATTATGGAGGTGTTTCTGGCAATGGGCTTGCTTTTTTTCTTGCACCTGTTGGCAATCAGATTCCACTCAATTCAGTAGGTGGGTTCTTGGGATTGCTGAACACAACTACCAATGCTGTCACGTCAAGAAATCAGTTGGTCGTGGTTGAGTTTGATGATTTTCTTGATGAAGAATGGGATCCGGAGGTCCAACACGTTGGAATCAATGAGAATTCAATGTCTTCTGCTGTCTATGCCAATTGGGATCCTTTAGAATATGTTGGAGTTCCCGCTAATGTTTGGATAAATTATAAAGCTTCTACAAAGAATTTAAGTGTCTTCTGGACACACAAAGAGAACCCATCTTTCAAGGGCAATTATATTCTTTCTTATCACATTGATCTTGAGCAAGTTCTTCCTGACAGGGTCATAATTGGATTTTCAGCAGCTACAGGCGAGTTCGTCGAGAAAAATACCATTCACTCGTGGGACTTCACTTCAAATTTGGATATCAAAGATTCCACAGAGCCAACCAAAAAAAGTTCAAGAGGGCCAAAGGTATTTTTGATAGTGTTTCTTGTTTGTCTATTCTTTGTAGTGCCTGTACTTGGAGTTGGTTATTGGTTTATTTTGAAGAAGAGCGTAACAACCAAGAATGATAAGCAAAAGGGTAAAATGAATAACAGCAAGAAGGCTGGTCACTCCGTAAATACTGATCTCGAAATGGGATCTTTGCCCAAAAAATTCACTTACAAGGAACTTGCTAGAGCTACCAATGATTTTGCAGTTGATAGGAGGCTAGGCCAAGGAGGGTCTGGGCTTATTTATAAAGGGACATTGAATGATCTAGACAGGATGGTTGCTGTGAAGCGAGTCTTTGCTGATTCGCAACATTCGCAAAGTCTTTTCGTCAATGAAGCAAAGATTATAAGCAGATTAATACACAGAAACTTGGTGCAATTCATTGGATGGTGTCACGAGCGAGGTGAGTTCTTACTTGTATATGAATACATGCCTAATGGTAGCCTTGATGCTCATCTTTTTGGGAACAGAAAACCTCTTCCTTGGAAGTTAAGACATAAAATAGCTCTGGAACTAGCATCAGCCCTTCAATATCTTCATGAAGGTGTAGAGAAATGTGTCCTTCATAGAGACATAAAACCAGAAAACATCCTGTTAGATAATGATTTCACAACTAAACTTGGCGATTTTGGGATTGCGAAGCTAGTGGATGCACGTTTCATAACTGAGACAACAAACCCACTAGGTACAAGAGGTTACATAGCACCAGAATACCAGATAGATGGCAGGGCTAGTAAAGACTCAGACATGTTTAGCTTTGGAGTTGTTGCACTGGAAATTGCCTGTGGAAGGAGGAACTACAGAAACGAAGACCCTTTGCGGCTGATAAAAGAAGTTTGGACATACTACAAAGCCGGAAATATTCTTGATGCAGCAGATGATAGATTAGATACAGACTTCGATTCGGAAGAACTAAAATGCTTGATGATTGTGGGTCTGTTATGCACGAACCCAATCGACAAGGAAAGGCCTAGTGTTGGGCAAGTAATTCAGTTTCTCAAGTTTGAAAGTCCATTGCCAGAACTTCCACATATGATGCA
Coding sequences within:
- the LOC8284322 gene encoding L-type lectin-domain containing receptor kinase IX.1 — its product is MPLLVNKHSNFSCILFFIIVHLFLPCSHTLSFNITRFDKSSNLPILYEGDASVSDGAIELNSVEYKYRVGRATYAEPVQLWDPSTGVLADFSTHFSFTIDTPVHYGGVSGNGLAFFLAPVGNQIPLNSVGGFLGLLNTTTNAVTSRNQLVVVEFDDFLDEEWDPEVQHVGINENSMSSAVYANWDPLEYVGVPANVWINYKASTKNLSVFWTHKENPSFKGNYILSYHIDLEQVLPDRVIIGFSAATGEFVEKNTIHSWDFTSNLDIKDSTEPTKKSSRGPKVFLIVFLVCLFFVVPVLGVGYWFILKKSVTTKNDKQKGKMNNSKKAGHSVNTDLEMGSLPKKFTYKELARATNDFAVDRRLGQGGSGLIYKGTLNDLDRMVAVKRVFADSQHSQSLFVNEAKIISRLIHRNLVQFIGWCHERGEFLLVYEYMPNGSLDAHLFGNRKPLPWKLRHKIALELASALQYLHEGVEKCVLHRDIKPENILLDNDFTTKLGDFGIAKLVDARFITETTNPLGTRGYIAPEYQIDGRASKDSDMFSFGVVALEIACGRRNYRNEDPLRLIKEVWTYYKAGNILDAADDRLDTDFDSEELKCLMIVGLLCTNPIDKERPSVGQVIQFLKFESPLPELPHMMHDPVFHLPNPVSIENFYSGVLKYATH